Proteins encoded within one genomic window of Primulina eburnea isolate SZY01 unplaced genomic scaffold, ASM2296580v1 ctg462_ERROPOS2638552, whole genome shotgun sequence:
- the LOC140821224 gene encoding pentatricopeptide repeat-containing protein At2g30100, chloroplastic-like, protein MSSVSGITAISDLGLTFCSSSSRRISLATPKPSKLKFRSFARLSSSDNAASLFTRRNKLQDLGILKSVQLDMFVTSDGEEEMSEGFFEAIEELERMVREPSDVLEELNDKLSARELQLVLVYFAQEGRDSWCALEVFEWLKKENKVDKETLELMVSIMCTWVKKLIEEKNKVEDVVDLLVDMDCVGLKTNFSMTEKVISLYWEAGEKEDTVLFVKEVLRRGISSFPDGESEGNKGGPAGYLAWKMMEEGKYVDAAKFVIHLRESGLKPEIYSYLIAMTALVKELNEFAKALRKLKGYTKTGLIAQLNSEHVSLMEKYQEDLLAYGLLLSNWVVEEGGPSFLGMVHERLLAMYVCAGRGGEAEQQLWEMKLIGKEADADIYDIVLAICASQKEAGSVSRLLTRMEVGSSLRRKKTLSWLLRGYIKGGHFKNAADTVMKMLDQSLYPEFLDRAAVLQGLSRGIQQPGNVDTYLTLCKRLSDANLIGPCLVYIHMRRYKLWIVKML, encoded by the exons ATGTCGTCTGTTAGTGGGATTACTGCCATCAGCGACTTGGGTCTCACTTTTTGTTCCTCTTCGAGTCGTCGTATTTCTCTTGCGACCCCGAAGCCCAGCAAGCTCAAATTTCGATCTTTTGCCAGACTTTCGAGCTCCGACAACGCTGCTTCTTTATTCACGAGAAGAAACAAGCTTCAAGATCTCGGAATCTTGAAGTCGGTTCAATTGGACATGTTTGTCACAAGCGATGGCGAAGAGGAAATGAGTGAAGGGTTTTTCGAAGCAATCGAGGAACTGGAGCGAATGGTTCGGGAACCATCGGATGTTCTTGAGGAATTGAACGATAAATTGTCGGCCCGTGAGTTGCAGCTAGTCTTGGTGTACTTTGCGCaggaggggagggattcttggTGTGCGTTGGAGGTGTTTGAGTGGCTGAAAAAGGAGAATAAAGTCGACAAGGAGACGCTGGAGTTGATGGTATCAATCATGTGTACTTGGGTGAAGAAGTTGATAGAGGAGAAGAACAAGGTAGAAGATGTGGTTGATCTCTTGGTAGATATGGATTGCGTTGGCTTGAAGACCAATTTTAGTATGACTGAGAAGGTTATTTCATTGTATTGGGAAGCTGGGGAGAAGGAAGACACAGTTTTGTTTGTTAAAGAGGTGTTGAGAAGAGGGATTTCCTCCTTTCCTGATGGAGAATCCGAGGGGAATAAGGGCGGCCCGGCAGGATACCTTGCATGGAAGATGATG GAGGAGGGTAAATATGTGGATGCTGCCAAATTCGTGATTCACCTTAGAGAATCTGGTTTGAAGCCAGAGATATATAGTTATTTGATAGCAATGACTGCTCTGGTCAAAGAGCTTAACGAATTTGCTAAAGCTTTACGCAAGCTAAAGGGCTACACCAAGACTGGTCTGATCGCTCAACTAAATTCGGAACATGTTAGCCTCATGGAGAAGTATCAAGAAGATCTGTTGGCTTATGGGCTCCTTTTATCTAATTGGGTTGTTGAAGAGGGAGGCCCCTCGTTTCTTGGAATGGTACATGAGAGACTTCTGGCTATGTACGTCTGTGCTGGGCGTGGAGGTGAGGCAGAGCAACAGTTATGGGAAATGAAGCTCATCGGTAAGGAGGCTGATGCTGATATTTATGACATTGTGTTGGCTATTTGTGCTTCGCAAAAAGAGGCCGGTTCTGTAAGTCGGTTGCTTACTCGTATGGAGGTTGGCAGTTCTTTGAGGAGAAAAAAAACGTTATCTTGGTTGTTGAGAGGTTACATTAAAGGTGGTCATTTCAAGAATGCTGCTGATACAGTTATGAAAATGCTCGACCAAAGTTTGTATCCAGAATTCTTGGACAGAGCAGCTGTGCTTCAGGGGTTAAGCAGAGGGATTCAACAGCCAGGAAATGTGGATACTTACCTTACACTTTGTAAGCGTCTATCGGATGCTAATCTGATCGGCCCATGTCTCGTATATATTCACATGCGAAGATATAAGCTCTGGATTGTAAAAATGCTTTAA